From a single Eleginops maclovinus isolate JMC-PN-2008 ecotype Puerto Natales chromosome 2, JC_Emac_rtc_rv5, whole genome shotgun sequence genomic region:
- the ireb2 gene encoding iron-responsive element-binding protein 2: MAASPPVKEHPYNHLIDTLKDGKIQFFNLQKLSDPRYDKLPLSVRVLLEAAVRNCDGFFTKEEDVQNILDWQQQQSKAEVPFSPARVLLQDFTGIPAMVDLAAMRDAVAKHGMDPSLVNPKCPTDLIVDHSLQIDYSKCAIQNAPNPGGGGGGGGGDGPNQSQGPSRPATSRRGSQCGGQRGSCSKSSCSDPPAAPGRPAGSGQQIENTPLLCPFHLQPVSDTETALKNQEMELNRNKERLQFFKWCSKAFKNVNVVPPDVGAVHQVNLEYLSRVVQVTDGFIYPDSVVGTDSHTTMINGLGILGWGVGGIESEAVMLGQPVSLTLPEVVGCKLVGSINPLTTSIDIVLGITKHLRQAGIAGKFVEFFGPGVSQLSAPDRTTIANMCPEYNATVSFFPVDQVTLKHFKNTNFTQEKLDLLESYLKAVKLFRNYEDPSEDPEYSEVIEINLSSIVPYVSGPKRPQDRVAVSNMKEDFQSCLDEKVGFKGFHISKEKQEARVPFLHGGQEYQLAHGSLVIAAVISCTNNCNPSVMLTAGLLAKKAVEAGLVVKPYIRTSLAPGSGMVTHYLSTSGVLPYFSQLGFEVIGYGCATCVGNTAPLPDAVVDAIKQGDLVACGVLSGNRHFEGRLCDCVRANYLASPPLVVAYALAGTLGIDFEKESLGVTSEGKEVYLRDIWPSREEVQQTEEDTVISSVFKDLRGRMEKGNTLWSNIECPDSVVFPWDHKSTYIRSPSFFSKLGKEVPPPQSIDNAHVLLFLGNKVTTDHISPAGSIARVSAAAKYLQSKRLTPREFNSYGARRGNDAVMTRGTFASIKLQNRFIGKPGPKTLHIPSGQTLDVFEAADRYQRDGVPLIILAGKDYGSGNSRDWVAKGPYLLGVRAVIAESFEKLHVNQLVGMGIMPLQFLPGDSADSLELSGKERFTVTLPDCLSPSQQLTVKTSQGKSFLVTALFNTEMDVIFFQHGGHLRYVARTFL, from the exons ATGGCGGCTTCTCCACCAGTCAAAG AGCATCCATACAACCATCTAATAGACACACTAAAAGATGGCAAGATCCAGTTCTTCAATCTACAGAAATTAAGTGACCCAAGATATG ACAAGCTGCCTTTGTCCGTCCGTGTGTTACTGGAGGCGGCAGTCCGTAACTGCGATGGCTTCTTCACAAAAGAGGAAGACGTGCAGAACATTCTGgactggcagcagcagcagagcaaagCTGAGGTGCCGTTCTCTCCAGCGAGAGTCCTTCTCCAGGACTTCAC TGGTATTCCTGCCATGGTGGACCTGGCAGCCATGAGGGACGCTGTGGCCAAACATGGCATGGACCCCTCACTGGTGAACCCTAAATGCCCCACAGACCTCATCGTAGACCATTCATTACAGATTGATTATAGCAAATG TGCCATACAGAATGCtccaaacccaggaggaggaggaggaggaggaggaggggacgGTCCAAACCAGAGTCAGGGTCCCTCCCGCCCCGCTACCTCAAGGCGGGGCTCTCAGTGCGGGGGCCAGCGGGGCTCCTGCAGTAAATCGTCCTGCAGCGACCCTCCAGCCGCACCGGGGCGACCGGCGGGCTCGGGGCAGCAGATCGAGAACACGCCGCTCCTCTGCCCCTTCCACCTGCAGCCTGTGTCCGA CACTGAAACAGCTCTGAAGAATCAAGAAATGGAGCTGAACAGAAACAAGGAGCGGCTTCAGTTCTTTAAG TGGTGTTCGAAAGCGTTTAAGAACGTGAACGTGGTTCCCCCGGACGTGGGCGCGGTCCACCAGGTGAATCTGGAGTATCTGTCCAGAGTGGTCCAGGTCACCGACGGCTTCATCTACCCCGACAGCGTGGTGGGAACCGACTCACACACCACCATGATCAACGGCCTGGGCATCCTGGGCTGGG GTGTCGGGGGCATCGAGTCAGAGGCGGTGATGCTCGGCCAGCCGGTGTCTCTGACCCTGCCTGAGGTGGTGGGCTGTAAACTGGTGGGCTCCATCAACCCTCTCACCACCTCCATAGACATCGTCCTCGGCATCACTAAG CACTTGCGGCAGGCCGGGATCGCTGGAAAGTTCGTCGAGTTTTTCGGACCCGGTGTCTCCCAGCTCTCGGCGCCGGACCGAACCACCATCGCCAACATGTGCCCAGAGTACAACGCCACTGTCAGCTTCTTCCCCGTCGACCAAGTCACACTCaagcactttaaaaacacaa ATTTTACCCAGGAGAAACTCGACTTACTGGAGTCTTACTTAAAGGCTGTTAAACTTTTCCGGAACTATGAAGACCCTTCAGAAGACCCCGAGTACTCTGAG GTGATAGAGATCAACCTGAGCTCCATCGTGCCCTATGTGAGCGGACCCAAGAGGCCTCAGGACAGAGTGGCAGTCAGCAACATGAAGGAAGACTTCCAGAGCTGTCTCGATGAAAAG GTCGGCTTCAAAGGCTTCCACATCTCGAAGGAGAAGCAGGAGGCCCGCGTTCCTTTCCTGCACGGTGGGCAGGAGTATCAGCTGGCTCACGGCTCGCTGGTCATCGCCGCCGTCATCAGCTGCACCAACAACTGCAACCCGTCTGTCATGCTCACCGCAG gtcttCTTGCCAAAAAGGCTGTGGAAGCGGGGCTTGTTGTTAAGCCTTATATCCGGACCAGTCTAGCTCCTGGCAGTGGCATGGTGACTCACTACCTCAGTACCAGCGGAGTCCTGCCTTACTTTAGCCAGCTGGG GTTTGAGGTGATTGGCTACGGCTGTGCCACCTGTGTGGGAAACACAGCACCGTTACCAGATGCCGTGGTGGATGCAATCAAACAG GGGGACCTGGTGGCCTGCGGAGTGCTCTCTGGTAACAGGCACTTTGAGGGCCGCCTGTGTGACTGTGTGCGGGCCAACTACCTGGCCTCCCCCCCCCTGGTGGTGGCGTATGCTCTCGCCGGCACGTTGGGAATCGACTTTGAGAAAGAGTCTCTGG GTGTGACCTCAGAGGGCAAGGAGGTGTACCTGCGTGATATCTGGCCGTCCAGGGAGGAGGTGCAACAGACTGAAGAGGACACCGTCATCTCCTCCGTCTTTAAGGATCTCAGGGGGAGGATGGAG aAAGGGAACACGCTTTGGAGCAACATTGAATGTCCAGATTCTGTGGTTTTCCCCTGGGATCACAAGTCCACATATATCCGCTCTCCGTCTTTCTTCAGCAAGCTG GGTAAAGAGGTGCCTCCTCCTCAGTCCATCGACAACGCTCACGTCTTGCTGTTCCTCGGGAACAAAGTGACAACGGACCACATCTCTCCAGCAGGAAGCATCGCCCGGGTCAGCGCCGCGGCCAAATACCTGCAGAGCAAACG CCTGACACCGAGGGAGTTCAACTCGTACGGCGCTCGCAGAGGGAACGACGCAGTGATGACCCGAGGCACGTTCGCCAGCATCAAGCTCCAAAATCGCTTCATCGGCAAACCGGGTCCAAAGACTCTGCACATTCCCTCAGGCCAGACA CTGGATGTCTTCGAGGCGGCCGATCGCTACCAGAGAGACGGTGTCCCTCTCATCATCCTCGCCGGCAAAGACTACGGCTCGGGAAACTCCAGGGACTGGGTCGCTAAAGGACCCTACCTGCTG GGGGTTCGTGCCGTCATCGCGGAGAGCTTTGAGAAGCTGCACGTGAACCAGCTGGTTGGGATGGGCATCATGCCGCTGCAGTTTCTGCCCGGCGACAGCGCAGACTCTCTGGAGCTCAGCGGGAAGGAGAGGTTCACCGTCACTCTGCCCGACTGCCTGAGCCCCAGCCAGCAGCTCACTGTCAAG ACAAGCCAAGGAAAGTCCTTCTTGGTCACCGCACTGTTCAACACGGAGATGGACGTTATCTTTTTCCAACACGGAGGCCACCTCAGATATGTTGCTCGGACTTTTCTCTGA
- the slc25a44a gene encoding solute carrier family 25 member 44a, with protein MQQKGAIQIIEWEDLDKRKFYSLGVFMTLTTRATVYPFSLIRTRLQVQKGKALYSGTFDAFCKILRAEGVRGLYRGFMVNTFTLISGQAYITTYELVRKYVSQYSPSNTVKSVVAGGAASLVAQTITVPIDIVSQHLMMQGQGEHLTRFKAKPKRMLAASKRKLTFGQSREITVQIFAADGFRGFYRGYVASLLTYIPNSALWWPFYHFYTEQLSLMAPTECPHLMLQALAGPMAAATASTITNPMDVVRARVQVEGRSSVIETFKQLLAEEGIWAITKGLSARIISSMPTSVLIVVGYETLKRLSLRAELVDSRHW; from the exons ATGCAGCAGAAAGGTGCGATCCAGATTATTGAATGGGAGGACCTGGACAAGAGGAAGTTCTACTCCCTGGGAGTGTTCATGACCTTGACCACCAGGGCCACCGTCTACCCGTTCAGCCTCATCCGCACCCGGCTTCAGGTGCAGAAGGGGAAGGCCCTCTACTCCGGCACATTTGATGCTTTCTGCAAGATCCTTCGAGCAGAGGGCGTACGAGGCCTCTACCGGGGGTTCATGGTGAACACCTTCACGCTGATCTCAGGACAGGCTTACATCACCACCTACGAGCTGGTGCGCAAGTATGTGTCCCAGTACTCGCCCAGCAACACGGTGAAGTCGGTGGTGGCAGGGGGAGCAGCTTCTCTGGTGGCTCAGACCATCACCGTGCCCATAGACATAGTGTCTCAGCACCTGATGATGCAGGGGCAAGGGGAGCACCTGACTCGCTTCAAAGCCAAACCCAAAAGGATGCTCGCAGCATCGAAGCGAAAACTTACTTTCGGGCAATCCCGGGAAATCACGGTGCAGATATTTGCAGCAGATGGTTTCAGGGGATTTTACCGGGGATACGTGGCATCGCTTCTCACTTACATCCCAAACAGTGCTCTCTGGTGgcctttttatcatttttatacCG AGCAGCTGTCCTTGATGGCCCCCACCGAGTGCCCCCATCTGATGCTGCAGGCTTTGGCCGGACCAATGGCAGCAGCAACCGCCTCCACCATCACCAACCCCATGGATGTTGTTCGTGCAAGAGTtcag GTGGAGGGCCGATCGTCCGTCATCGAGACGTTCAAGCAGCTGCTGGCAGAGGAGGGCATTTGGGCGATAACCAAGGGACTGTCGGCCCGCATCATCTCCTCCATGCCCACGTCGGTGCTCATCGTGGTGGGGTACGAGACTCTGAAGAGACTGAGCCTGCGAGCCGAGCTTGTGGATTCCAGACACTGGTGA